TATTAATAAACCCAATTTAAGGCTCTAGAAAAATTACGGTCTCTTAGCACTTTTTAAAGACTTCATCCCTTTCAAAGTAAGTCAGTGTGAAGGAAATGTCATGTCTTCCCACCTCCCCAAAGTTCACCCTGATCCATCATATCACGCTGCCTTTGTTTAATATACGGAAGCCCAGCTGGATGCCAGGTAGTCTGCATACTTAGTAAAGGTACGGGGCTACTGTAGCAATAAAACTTACTTGCTCTTTCTCCCACTCCGTGAATCTGCTGCTGATGAGCTGGCGTTCTGTGTCAATGTAGTCATGAGCGCTGAAGATGATGAATAGCCAGCTGCTTCCCTGGGCATGGAAAACTCTTTTCCCAGCTGAAAGTCATTATTCTTAAATGCTTCATAACTGGCTTTTAAACTTGATGTTCTTCGTCCCTCTTTCATCTTAGAAAGACATTCATTGGTAGTATTAATAAATATaagtatgtatattttctttttcaagtcttACTAGTTACAGCATTATTTTGGCTTATCCATTATTATTTGGTTTAAACCATTATTTTCATCATTGTAATTTAAGCTATTTTATGTAAAGATTTAAGATCAGTTTTTACCTAGTTATGAAGTAACTACAGGATGGGTATCTTAATTTGGAATACAGATAACCAGTACAGAAGTGAACAAACTCAAGGCAACCTAAGTTCTGAGGCTATAGAGAAAGACCTGGAACTGGTAGAAAGAATAAAGTATAGTCCTAGCAGGTGCTGTGGCTTACAGTCAAGAATATGGGCGTCATGAGCAATTACTATGAGAAGGGATCTGCATGAGGTTGTATGaatctattttttacttttcattatcAATCAGGGAATTTCTGCATAttcatttcattaaataaaatgtcagaTAGCATAaaactatgatttaaaaatgaaactacaaTGCAAGAGAACTCTTTTTGTTCCTACCTAGTTGTTTCTATTTGAGTTTGCCAAGGATCCAGACAAAATTTAACATTGTTTCCAAacctttttcctttttacctGAGCTGTAGCTTGAACTGCTTGAGCTGCTGCCATGGTAATTGCCCCTGCACCAGTTCCTGAAGACAAGGAGCCAATATTATAGGatgccagaggctgggaggaaTTCACATTGTAAGCATTGTTAGAAGAGGCTGTAGAATTATTATTTCGACAACCTGTATAGAATTAAAGAAGCAGTAAAAATGGTTAGTGAGAACATAAAGTTAGTGagcttaaaatatattatttctcagCACAGATATAAtcactaaatttaaaattttcatgtcacatttttgcttctttcttcctaTGGTAGACTTTAACCAGGTAAAGAATCTGTGTAATTAATCGTAATTGCTgtcatttccctttattttaatgcaaacaaaaaaagaaaacaatcatatTTAAGATAATAAACTTACCTAGTGTATTTTCCTTAGAGGCATCTGATGTTAGGGTAGATAAAAGAGCTTCAGATTTAAACTTCTTTTCAGGTATATGATCTGTTGTCGTATGGTGAGAAGTTGGATTGTATTTCCTTTctgaatataaatagaaaattcaaatttttttaaattttagagaaCTATAGACAAGGCATAATATTGTACTTTCATCTGGTTATAAACTGATACAGTTATGATCTGAGTTCCTCGTGGAATACAGAACATTATGTTTTCTGAGAAGACAGGACAAACAGAACTCTCTGTGTCACCTGTTTTAGTAAGAGCAGACTgctcagacatttaaaaaactttaatagCAAAGTAGTGAAGATAACCCATGATACACCATGGTTTCACATATAACATGaggaaaattttgttttcaaaacattaactacaatttaaaataattttcaatcaATCTTTCTTTCATATCAAATTGCTCTGTCAAAAAAAGGCACCAATACGGTCATCTAGCCAGCTAGCATCTGACTAACCATTCATTTACTCACTAACTCACCAACCATTTGAGACTTTATTATAAGCCAACAGTAAGctaaaaaattgaaaagcaagGATAAAAAAGACGAAGAGCCCACAATCAAGTAGTTTACTGTTTGGCTTAGTTCTAACACTCCCTGGAGAGAATCAGGTATCTGTATGTAGTCAGTATACACTGCTACTAGTACCACACGTTCTTCTGCAATGAATTCCAGGGAAAACAGACTACCTGTTCCCAAATCAAATATGCTCTTCCCAAATGAAGAAGATAAATCTGCCAGTAATTGcgatgaaaaaaatatatctcaCAAAATAAAAGGGGAGGATATTCGTTTCTCAATTGGTTGTGTAAAGCTAGTGAAAGAGAATACATAGATaatataatgaatttttaattgtctttaaaatattagCTGTCTTAAATCAAACTTACTTTCCACTGGAGTATGTGAGTGAGCATGGTGATTGTTCACTGGCTGTGAAGGAGTATCTAATTCCAGagatcctaaaaaaaaaagagagagaggcataGAGATAGACCACATGAGATATCGCCACAGAACTTTACACATCAATCAAATACAGGCACTCTGTACCCTTAACCAGCAAAGGACTGGCAAGCTCTGATGCCTATGCCTGTAGCATTTTAGCCAAACACATTAGAGGGTCACCACTGCCAACTTTACCCTGAGCCAATCTGATCCTCTTTCTAAACAATAAGTTAACCTATTTTTCAATATTCACCTTAAGTACAAAATGGGTCAAGGCATGCTAATGTCTGAGTTAGGGAATTCACGACATTTGGTACCACATAAGTGGATGAAGGGGTATTATAACTCCATTACTGATCTGAAAAACTCAACCTAGAGTTACTGAGCTGAAGACCTTTTAATGGGAGAGTCTAAAGTATTAGGCAATGGGACATTACTATATGAAAGAAAATTCTCTGATCATTAAAATGACATGCGATAGTAAAGACTTCCTAAAAGAAGTTAGGGATTTTGTTTGTGAAAAGTGATGCATAGAATCTCTACCGCCAAGCTTTAAAATACTTGTAAAGAAATTTCCTGGGTTTATCTTGATCCCTTGAGATGAAATTATGGCAGGGCACAGGGTGGAGCAATTTTTATAACTTGATCTAATTTACTTTCATACGTCTGCGTCCTTACAGAGGATGCTTCATTAACCTTCCTGCAGTACTGAATAGGCATGGCTTATTGCTACTCACACCTACTATCagcatttcaaaaaaataaaataaaatattttattttgtctcaaAATACTTATTATCTTCAGATAGGGTCCCCCTGGAATAAAAGTATCACAAATAAATGAGATGATCACCTAAAATGATGGATCTATTTCTGAATACAAACATGCAACTATGGGTCCCAAGATGGATTCATGTGTGGGTGCTGTCCTAGTTGACGTCTAGTGAGTATATAAACAGAGATATATGTAACCTAACACTCTAAAGAAACCTTTCATCTGTGTGTAGAAATAGGTACATGTTGCTGTACCTATTTCTTGCTGTGGAAATGCACCAAGAAAAGAGATGCTTGAATCCTTTAATCAAATTCTACTAGAAATCAGCCATAATACTGACTTGATTCAACATTTAGTGAGTGCCTACTCTGGGCTTAGCACAGCACTATCTGCTTTTATCTATTTAGGCTGGAAGAGCTAAATTAGTTAAAGAAACAGAGCTCATGTCTCCATTTTGGGGAAGTCTCCTAAGTTAAACCCTAGAAGTGATAAGAGTAAATTATGGCAGGAGATCAAGTCGAGTCTTGCAGAGAAATATTAAAATGGTTTCTTGCTGATAAGAGAAAGTTTAGGAAAGACTTCTTGAGAAAAAGAGGAAGTGTTGCAGAACTCATTAAAATCTTTCTTAGTAACACAGCTGAGGGAAAGCTTTAAGGCAGtccttaagaagaaaaaataacaaccTTCCTCAACACTTAAGTGCATAAACTGGCAGGGCAAAGTCAAAACACGTAATGCCAGATGGCTGACTTGTTTCTAGATGGTTGTATTCCTTTAAATCTTTGTTCCTACCACTCATCTTACTAGCATATATCCATGTTAAAAAATGGAATGACTTAATATGTTATTTTCATACAGAGTGAGTGGATGATATATTATCTCTCCAAGTATCCGTGACCCAAACAGTCCAACTGCTGGGGACCAAGCTATCCCACCCAGGTGCCACCGTCCACCAAGGAGCAGGATCTGAGAAGCCTCTGTGGGACGTGTGTCTCCTCAATGATGTGCACATGTACTGTCCAACATTGATGCAAAACTGTAAATTTTACTTACGCCTCTCTAATATTTCTGTAATTCCAGCATTATCagcttccagctccattttaaaCTTAGCCAGTTCCTGATCCAGCTTTCTCAAGTGTCGATCTACCTGTTTCAAAGAAGATCAAAGATAACCACCACAATTTGGGACACTATTAAAGTGTCAGTTTAATGAGGAAAcctaaatctttatttcttttagtgcATCTGCTTTGTATCCTTGAGCAAGTCAATTAACCTACACCGCAGGTTTTTAATCTATAACATGAGGGTGCTAGGCTAAGTATCTCCGAAGTTTCCTTgaataaattttaagttttaagaaACCAGAATCACAATTTGTTAGAAAATGTTTGGAAGAAGTAGGATATGAAAAGTAAAGCAAAGATGGGCGGTGGGTGGTACAGGAGGGTTGGTAACAGTTCTTAGTATGCCCTGCGATTACTTTCAGCCTGATCTCCTACTTATAACAAGGCCATCCACACTGCCAGACCATAATAACTGTCACAGTAAGGAATGAAAGATCCTCAGTCTACAAACAAAGAGGCTCCTATATTCTATACATACATTTCTCTAAGGCAGGAAAGTGGACCATTATACttgtaaacatttatgtaaaGAGTTGAAACAAAAGGGGTTTTTAGCCAGAAAATACCATTCCACAAACAGCTTGGTCAAAAGGGTTTTATTGTAATACTGTTGCCCTTGGTTAAGGTGGCAAAATTGTATTTTCTCATTCACCTAGAAATCTTTGGACTGATTTCCGAAAATTTTATGACACCTCAAACTAGCAACAAgtcttaatgtatttttaaagcttaatattaaattttttcaatACTTATTCAAATTTACTACTTTGAAGTGAAACCAAAAAACACCAAGTCTTGAAAAATATTCATGTCACATTATTGTCAACATCTTTTTTTCAAACTCTAGTTTCCCTCTTAATCACTGTTATAATTAAGAGTAACTTTCTCACAAATGTCAAAATGCTATGATACACCAGAgggcaaaaaatttaaataagactTTCGATTAAATAATGTGTATAATGAGGGAGTGGGGAAGAAGAGTAGCAAAAGACAATTTGCGGGTGTTAGATGCCACTAATGGGTTTGGTGCATTGGAAGGTTTATGTTTTCTAGTCCTTGCTCTAATCTTTTGAGATAGGTTATTACTGTCTCCACTTCATaagtgaagaaactaaggctcagaaggGTTAAGCAACATGTCCAAATTCAATAACTAGTGCCTTATAAAAATGAGACTTAACTCTGATCTATTTGTAATAGATTGTGCTTCACTGTTTATACCTAACATTGCCCTCTGAACTTCCGCATGCAGAAGCCAATTTTTTAACTCAAAGTAATAGaattcaaattgaaaaaaataagaatattgtcttattatttgtattttgtatattaacagTAATCATTGGGATGCTGGTTTATGATTTTTCAAGAATTCAAGGCCcaattttccttccatcttcacaCATAATTTTTCAGAGCTTGGTAGAAGTTGTaattacaatatttaaaattctatagGGTCACGTATTATAGACACATGCTACTATTCAAAGAACCTGCAGGTAACTGAGCATCCTTTTTAATGGAAACTCCCTTCCAATGATAAAGTGTGAACACAGACCTGTTATTCAAGAATATCTCTTACATTGTCAAAATTTAATCTCAAGGGAAATCAGAAAAAATACTCATATTTAAATTCCAAGTCTACTTAATGCAATGAAAATACTCCACCACCTTTCTTACCTACAACTATACTACTAATAAATATTGAGTTCCTATCGTGTGCTTGGCACTGGGTAAACGGAGAATACCTGAAGAATGAGAGAGTCCCTGCCTTCATAGGAATTAAAATTTAGCTGACAAATCAAGATTTATGTAAGATTTTTAACACAGTAAaggtataaacaaacaaataaataaaaatctcctAGAtgtaacaaataaaaaacagCGAGAAAGGGTCAGAAGTagcacataaagaaaaaatataatattggGCTATTGTAGACATAAAGGTATTAATGAATGAGTTAGATAGTGAAGAATGGATTGTCTTCAAACAGGTGGAAAGATGGAGTAATAATTAAATAACTAAAGAATGTATAGAGACAAGAAGACAAACAGAActctcagagaaaaacaaagtctGGTGTGGCCTGTCATAGGGGCAGACAGTATAGACAGGAAGTGTTAGAATCTCggctgggggtaggggggatCGAGGTGAGATGAAGAAACCATACATACCTCCCTAACTCATTCCACCCCTGAATTTAAGAATTGCTTAATTATCTTTTAAGATTGCACTAATAATGTTTATTATACCTGAAAACATGGAAATAATGATGGAATTCCCAATATTAGATAGTTCAGAAAAAGCAGTGGAACCCAAAGAGTTAATAACTCGAAAAACCGAATTCACAattaaaataaacagatacaGAAAAGCCTTAACCACATTGTGGTGGGGAGTTTCGTAAGAGAGCTTTCAATCATTCCCACCTCCTGGTAGGTAAAAAAGATTATGAACTGATTAATATTATAAGCAATTAACAAACAATGAGAATTCTTTTTATTCGATTCATCACTGCTGTACTAAATCAAATTAGGAGTTGGCAAGAAGTTGACCACAAGATTTAACTTAAGCTATAAAGCACCAGGATACTTAAACAGCATTAAACAGCAATAGCAAGAGCTGAACTGAACGTAACTGAAACCTATTATTAAGTGCATTCCCTCTACCTACATGATTCTGAATGGGTAAAGCACCTATCCTAGCTGAGCACCATAATGGCCCCCCAGATATCAGGTGAAGCAAGAACCCAAGTTACCGTACCCCTCTACAAACACCTGACCCTCTAAGACTGATTTATAGTGGTAAAGAGGGTACTGATCTAATCGAGAGATTTTCCATTAACCACAGATTTCTAACACAAGGCTGACTACAGAGTCTAATTATTGATTTGTTCCCCACTTAATGTCAATAAATGCTAGCCACAAAAGTTCCTTATCCTACAACCCTAAATCATATCCTACAACCCCAAATCATAACTTCTTTAAATGTATTGTCCTTTTTCTGAACTTTACAGAGACCAAGGAAATTCTGTCAACATTATTTGTTAATATATTCAtgatcataaaatatttaagtcaCCTTGGCCCCTCtacatgaaacaaacaaaaaatcccgaCCCTTTAATTATTTTTGCATAGAGCTGTAatcctttattctttctcttttgtctctCCCAGTTTTCcaatattcaaattttaaaatgtatcacttGATGGACTCAAACCGAACTGAATATAGCTCTTTAAAAGTTTTTCCATGATTTTATGGCTTCCAACACTGTCAAATTCTAAAACTTAGATGTCGAGTTTGCCCTTTCACAATGAGCACTCAGTCTACAAGGTTCTAAGTTGAAATCCATGGCAATAAGAGAGAAATTTCTATCCATGAAAAGATCTAGTAATAGGGAATCAGGAGGGTAAACTGGGGAATAGAAAGGAAACACGATGGCAAATCATTTCTCTGATGGTAAGTTATGAAAATGATTCTTCACAACCTGAATTATATTTAAACTAGATGAAAATTTGATCCATCTTTAGGGTGAATCAAATACTTAAGGCCTTAGCACATAAACTACATCTAATCATTCTCCTAAAAGACAATAAGGATAGGAGACAAATCAAAAGGTCAAGCTCACATAATATATTCCCTTAATTAGAGTTATCAGATGAGGAATTCTCAAATTTATAGGTAAAATGTGGGCCTGAAATATAATCATCTCAGGAATAAACCAGGatataaaaaagaagcaagttCAAGGGTATTTAGCACTGTAAGAGGCTGCTAAAACCATTCAAGCATTAACTAAAAGCTCAAGCTTTATCAGCGTATATATAAATCACCTTTACTAGGTATTGTAATCTAATGTGGCCTTATGACAGTGACATCTGGCTGAGGAACACAAAAAAGTGTTTAAAGCCTATGAACATCAGGATTCTGgaaggaaattattttaataagatagatttttttttgtctgttagtCAAATTTCACTAAACCCTCTTAAATAAAGCATCGGTTCATTCCAACAAACCCCTAGTTCCAAAAATTTCTTCATTTGTGGATATTTATGCAGTCTgatatttttccttaataaataaGGTAGTCAGTACAGTGCTGGTCACAGGAATAAAAAGCTTACtactgattttaaaagtaaatcaaatattttaatgaaaaataatacaatgaaatACTGTGCTATAGAAAACATTGAGGGGCAAAATCAAACACAATTATATACTCAATTGCTGTATCTCAAAACCTGTAAAGATAATACCTGCTTACTTGACATTTCCATAATAATATAATGTTTAAGCAAAGCCATACATACAATGTCGTCTAAGGTGTGTCCCACTCCTCTGTTTAAAATCTTTCACTGGCCTCCCCCTGCTCTTAGACTAAAAACACTGCTTCATCGGCTTTTAGGCCTGCGCGTGCTGGCCTCTGCCTGCCCCGCTCACACCCTCTTCTTCTTTCCCACGACACACCAACCGCACTGGCCTCTTTCCTCGTGCAACCTGTCAGACCCTTTTCCACCTCAGACACCGCACTTGGTCCATCACCTGCCTGAAACGTTCTTCCATAAGCCTGTCACATGGCTGGCTCTTTCTCGCTTTCCAAGCACCGCCTCAGGTGTCACCTCCTTAGACTACACTCATCCTGACTAGTAGACTCTTAAAGCCTCCCCCAGTTACTCACTCTTTCCCCCTCTTTCCACGATGtttatttccttcacagcacttacCAAAATCTCCAATAATCTAGTTTGCCTATATTCATTGCCTGTATCATTACTGCCCATCCAGCACCAGTGACCACGCATAGTTGGAGATCTATAAATATTTGCCGTATGAGTGAAAGTTATACTCTCCCACTAGGTAGAACTGTATAAATACAAGTACCATTGTTTACTTGGTAAAGgatctagaaataaaaattactgtatttttaCGCTTACACTATATCTTATCTATTCACCTCTGAAGCACAGAGCCTTCTAAGCTCTCACCTGTTAAATGTTATAGGAATTTAATGAGGGTGCATAattgattttaacattttaacaattatttattcatGAGAAGTGATGCTAGTGAGAGAAGTAAAACGAGAAGACTTAAGTCTTAATACAATGAGTTCCAGGGCCTAGGAATTCTCAGATAAGAACAGACTCAGAGGAGAAGTTTGAGCTTGAAGAATAATTATTGCATAATTGCTAAAACTAAGCATACACATGGAAAAGTAATGGAGAAATGTTTCTCAACGTGGGTGGTGAGTGTGGCGGGGCGGGGGTAAACCTGGCATCACAACAATGCTTTACCATGTGGCATTTGGTCTCATCAGCCTCTGGAGTTGGGGctgaagaggagaagaaagctACCTTTACATGGGAACCACTGAACAGAGTGAGAAACAATGCAGGTCAAAGACAGAACCCTTCGGAACCGCTCTGAGTGATACCCAAGGAGACTGAGAAAGGCCA
Above is a genomic segment from Balaenoptera acutorostrata chromosome 7, mBalAcu1.1, whole genome shotgun sequence containing:
- the ING3 gene encoding inhibitor of growth protein 3 isoform X1, whose amino-acid sequence is MLYLEDYLEMIEQLPMDLRDRFTEMREMDLQVQNAMDQLEQRVSEFFMNAKKNKPEWREEQMASIKKDYYKALEDADEKVQLANQIYDLVDRHLRKLDQELAKFKMELEADNAGITEILERRSLELDTPSQPVNNHHAHSHTPVEKRKYNPTSHHTTTDHIPEKKFKSEALLSTLTSDASKENTLGCRNNNSTASSNNAYNVNSSQPLASYNIGSLSSGTGAGAITMAAAQAVQATAQMKEGRRTSSLKASYEAFKNNDFQLGKEFSMPREAAGYSSSSALMTTLTQNASSSAADSRSGRKSKNNNKSSSQQSSSSSSSSSLSSCSSSSTVVQEISQQTTVVPESDSNSQVDWTYDPNEPRYCICNQVSYGEMVGCDNQDCPIEWFHYGCVGLTEAPKGKWYCPQCTAAMKRRGSRHK
- the ING3 gene encoding inhibitor of growth protein 3 isoform X2 gives rise to the protein MLYLEDYLEMIEQLPMDLRDRFTEMREMDLQVQNAMDQLEQRVSEFFMNAKKNKPEWREEQMASIKKDYYKALEDADEKVQLANQIYDLVDRHLRKLDQELAKFKMELEADNAGITEILERRSLELDTPSQPVNNHHAHSHTPVEKRKYNPTSHHTTTDHIPEKKFKSEALLSTLTSDASKENTLGCRNNNSTASSNNAYNVNSSQPLASYNIGSLSSGTGAGAITMAAAQAVQATAQMKEGRRTSSLKASYEAFKNNDFQLGKEFSMPREAAGYSSSSALMTTLTQNASSSAADSRSGRKSKNNNKSSSQQSSSSSSSSSLSSCSSSSTVVQEISQQTTVVPESDSNSQVDWTYDPNEPRYCICNQVSYGEMVGCDNQDFYGLMCGLYFSKGATLYEN